The following are encoded together in the Peromyscus leucopus breed LL Stock chromosome 1, UCI_PerLeu_2.1, whole genome shotgun sequence genome:
- the LOC114710874 gene encoding vomeronasal type-1 receptor 4-like: protein MDFWNMTIKIILLSQTMAGILGNFSLLYYYQVHYGKNKLKPTDLIHMHLMAANTLIILSRGVPNIMAAFGLKHFLSNSACRLILYIQRVGRSVSIATTCLLSVFQFTTISHKECCCKDLKIKTSKYIGCSIALLWVLYLLINGIFFVYPLFERNSKNVTRKRDFGYCSTAGRDEINDLLYSALVVCPEIFLSLLMAWSSGSMIVILYRHKQRVQHIRSTCGSSRICFESKATQSILALVSTFLAFYTLSSILQGCVALLYNHSSWVVNINSFTSLGFPCFAPFVLINSCSMVPRLSLVWIRNKISNSYFKYVNDLSFFGCIQVFTLPSPSQCQYRKRRSWCLVL from the coding sequence ATGGACTTCTGGAATATGACCatcaaaatcattttattgtcACAAACTATGGctggaattctgggaaatttctctcttctttactaCTATCAAGTTCACtatggaaaaaacaaattaaagccCACAGATTTGATTCACATGCACCTAATGGCAGCCAACACTTTGATCATTCTCTCTAGAGGAGTGCCAAACATAATGGCAGCTTTTGGGTTGAAGCACTTTTTAAGCAATTCTGCATGTAGATTAATTTTGTACATTCAAAGAGTTGGCAGGAGCGTGTCCATTGCCaccacctgcctcttgagtgtctTCCAATTCACCACCATCAGTCACAAGGAATGTTGCTGTAAGGATCTAAAAATCAAAACTTCAAAGTACATTGGCTGCTCCATTGCCCTCCTCTGGGTTTTGTACCTGCTGATAAATGgcattttctttgtgtatccACTTTTTGAAAGGAATAGTAAAAATGTAACAAGAAAACGAGATTTtggctactgttccactgcaggGAGGGATGAAATCAATGACTTACTCTATTCAGCACTGGTGGTGTGTCCTGAAATCTTCCTTTCTTTGCTCATGGCCTGGTCCAGTGGCTCCATGATTGTCATTCTGTACAGACACAAGCAGAGGGTTCAACACATCCGTAGTACTTGTGGTTCCAGTAGAATCTGCTTTGAGTCCAAAGCCACCCAGAGCATCCTGGCCCTGGTGTCTACCTTTCTGGCTTTTTATACTCTCTCCTCTATCTTACAAGGCTGTGTTGCTCTTTTGTATAATCACAGTTCATGGGTGGTGAACATCAACTCCTTCACTTCTCTGGGTTTTCCCTGTTTTGCACCATTTGTTCTTATAAATAGTTGTTCTATGGTTCCTAGACTCAGTTTGGTTTGGATAAGGAATAAAATCTCTAATTCTTATTTTAAGTATGTAAATGATTTGAGTTTTTTTGGTTGTATCCAGGTGTTTACTCTACCATCTCCCTCACAATGTCAGTACAGAAAACGAAGGAGTTGGTGTCTTGTTCTTTAA